From the Streptococcus oralis ATCC 35037 genome, one window contains:
- the recJ gene encoding single-stranded-DNA-specific exonuclease RecJ, with protein MITPTYEWQFAPQVEDADFTKIAKKAGLGPEVARLLFERGIQDEESLKKFLEPSLEDLHDPYLLHDMDKAVERIRQAIEEGENILIYGDYDADGMTSASIIKESLEQLGAECRVHLPNRFTDGYGPNASVYKYFIEQEGISLIVTVDNGVAGHEAIELAQSMGVDVIVTDHHSMPETLPDAYAIVHPEHPDADYPFKQLAGCGVAFKLACALLEEVQVELLDLVAIGTIADMVSLTDENRILVQYGLEMLGHTQRIGLQEMLDMAGIAANEVTEETVGFQIAPRLNALGRLDDPNPAIDLLTGFDDEEAHEIALMIHQKNEERKEIVQSIYEEAKTMVDPEKKVQVLAKEGWNPGVLGIVAGRLLEELGQTVIVLNIEDDRAKGSARSVEAVDIFEALDPHRDLFIAFGGHAGAAGMTLEVEKLSDLSQVLEDYIREKGADASGKNKLNLDEELDLETLSLETVKSFERLAPFGMDNQKPVFYIKDFQVESARTMGAGNAHLKLKISKGEATFEVVAFGQGRWATEFAQTKNLELAVTLSVNQWNGQTALQLMMVDARVEGIQLFNIRGKNAVLPEGVPVLDFSGELPDLATSDAVVVKTIPEDITLLKTIFQEQDFSAVYFKNDIDKAYYLTGYGTREQFAKLYKTIYQFPEFDIRYKLKDLAAYLNIQQILLVKMIQVFEELGFVTIKDGVMTVNKEAPKREIGESQIYQKLKQTVKDQEMMALGTVQEIYDFLMEK; from the coding sequence GATTCAGGATGAAGAAAGTCTAAAGAAGTTTTTAGAACCTTCTTTAGAGGATTTACATGACCCCTATCTGCTCCATGATATGGATAAGGCAGTGGAACGGATTCGTCAGGCCATTGAAGAAGGGGAAAATATTCTCATTTATGGAGACTACGATGCGGATGGCATGACTTCGGCTTCTATTATTAAGGAAAGTTTAGAACAGCTTGGCGCCGAGTGCCGTGTTCACCTACCCAATCGTTTTACCGATGGCTATGGTCCCAATGCCAGTGTCTATAAATACTTTATCGAGCAAGAGGGAATTTCCTTGATTGTGACAGTGGATAATGGAGTTGCTGGTCACGAGGCCATTGAATTGGCCCAGTCTATGGGAGTGGATGTCATTGTGACTGACCACCATTCCATGCCGGAAACCCTTCCTGATGCCTATGCGATTGTTCACCCTGAACATCCAGATGCGGACTATCCTTTCAAACAGTTGGCCGGATGCGGAGTGGCTTTCAAGCTAGCTTGCGCTCTTTTAGAAGAAGTGCAAGTGGAGCTACTCGATTTGGTCGCTATCGGAACCATTGCAGATATGGTGAGTTTGACGGATGAGAATCGCATTTTGGTCCAATATGGTCTGGAGATGCTGGGGCATACTCAGCGTATTGGTCTACAAGAAATGCTGGATATGGCTGGGATTGCTGCTAATGAAGTAACGGAAGAAACGGTTGGCTTTCAGATTGCCCCTCGTTTAAATGCCTTGGGGCGATTGGATGATCCCAATCCTGCCATTGATTTGCTGACTGGGTTTGACGACGAGGAAGCTCATGAGATTGCCCTCATGATTCACCAGAAAAATGAAGAGCGCAAGGAAATCGTTCAGTCAATCTATGAAGAAGCTAAGACCATGGTGGATCCTGAGAAGAAGGTCCAGGTCTTGGCAAAGGAAGGCTGGAATCCTGGCGTTCTGGGTATCGTTGCTGGTCGTTTGTTGGAAGAACTAGGGCAGACAGTCATCGTTCTTAATATAGAAGATGATCGTGCCAAGGGTAGCGCTCGTAGTGTGGAAGCGGTCGATATTTTTGAAGCCTTGGATCCCCACCGAGATCTCTTCATCGCATTCGGTGGCCATGCTGGTGCAGCAGGAATGACGCTGGAAGTGGAGAAACTCTCAGATTTATCTCAGGTCCTAGAAGATTATATCCGTGAAAAAGGCGCAGATGCTAGTGGTAAGAATAAGTTAAATCTAGATGAAGAGTTGGACTTGGAGACTCTTAGCCTGGAAACGGTTAAAAGTTTTGAACGCTTGGCACCCTTTGGAATGGACAATCAGAAACCTGTCTTTTATATCAAGGATTTTCAGGTCGAAAGTGCCCGTACCATGGGGGCAGGCAATGCCCATCTCAAGCTGAAAATTTCCAAGGGTGAGGCGACTTTTGAAGTGGTGGCCTTTGGACAAGGTAGATGGGCGACAGAGTTTGCTCAAACAAAAAACCTAGAATTGGCAGTTACCTTGTCTGTCAATCAATGGAATGGTCAAACTGCCCTCCAGTTGATGATGGTGGATGCGCGTGTGGAGGGTATTCAACTCTTTAACATTCGTGGGAAGAATGCAGTCTTGCCAGAAGGGGTTCCAGTCTTGGATTTTTCTGGTGAGTTGCCAGATCTAGCGACTAGTGACGCGGTTGTTGTGAAAACCATTCCCGAGGATATTACCCTGCTGAAGACCATTTTTCAGGAACAGGATTTCTCTGCTGTCTATTTCAAAAATGACATCGATAAGGCCTACTATCTGACAGGTTACGGGACTAGAGAACAGTTTGCAAAATTGTACAAGACCATTTACCAGTTTCCAGAGTTTGATATTCGCTACAAGCTGAAAGATCTGGCGGCTTATCTCAATATCCAACAAATCTTGCTGGTCAAGATGATTCAAGTATTTGAGGAACTGGGCTTTGTAACGATCAAAGATGGTGTCATGACAGTCAATAAAGAAGCGCCAAAGAGGGAGATTGGAGAAAGTCAGATATACCAAAAACTTAAACAAACCGTCAAAGATCAAGAAATGATGGCGCTGGGTACCGTGCAAGAAATATATGACTTTTTGATGGAAAAATAG